A single Nostoc sp. PCC 7107 DNA region contains:
- the ppc gene encoding phosphoenolpyruvate carboxylase, whose translation MSSLLYSVSHAANYYPASELFLRRRLQIVEELWENVLRQECGQKMVDLLRQLRDLCSPEGQATNDQAASAVKLIEQLNINEAIRAARAFALYFQLINIIEQEYEQKQQLTRYSEIEIESKNAETVSDSSYSSNDKEDDAFVNTGIGSDLLAKNWVNKMHNKQKGTFATLFPHLYDLNVPPQQIQRLISQLDVRLVFTAHPTEIVRHTIRDKQRQVVNLLQQIDAVENRVGAYPWESGELREKLLEEIRLWWRTDELHQFKPTVLDEVDYALHYFQEVLFDGIPQLHKRFKYALSKTFDWLEPPRKNFCAFGSWVGSDRDGNPSVTPEITWKTACYQRKMVLERYIQSVKKLIELLSISMHWSDVLPDLLESLELDQSHLSDIYDALALRYRQEPYRLKLAYVLRRLENTRDRNLALYKRETPTNEDAPMYRSGADFLAELRLIQHNLSETGLSCRELENLICQVEIFDFNLTQLDIRQESTRHSDALNEILEYLQVLPQAYDDLTEEQRVAWLTAELQTRRPLIPAELPFSEKTNDVIETFRILRSLQQEFGVNICQTYIISMCRQVSDVLEVLLLAKEARLFDPAIAVGTVQVVPLFETVEDLQRSRSIMRQLFELPLYRALLAGGYENIQQRLATPESSPHSVLTPDLQEVMLGYSDSNKDSGFLSSNWEIHKAQKSLQKIAEDYGVNLRIFHGRGGSVGRGGGPAYEAILAQPGHSINGRIKITEQGEVLASKYSLVDLALYNLETVTTAVIQASLLRTGFDDIEPWNEIMEELAARSRQHYRALIYEQPDFIDFFNQVTPIEEISQLQISSRPARRPSGKKDLSSLRAIPWVFSWTQTRVLLPSWYGMGTALQEFLNEEPEEHLKLLRYFYMKWPFFKMVISKAEMTLAKVDMQMARHYVQELSNPEDKERFDKVFEQIASEYYLTRDFVLKITGHNRLLDGDPVLQRSVQLRNGTIVPLGFIQVSLLKRLRQAKNTTATSGVIHSRYSKGELLRGALLTINGIAAGMRNTG comes from the coding sequence ATGAGTTCGCTTTTATACTCTGTGTCACACGCTGCGAATTATTACCCTGCATCAGAACTATTTTTACGTCGTCGCCTCCAAATAGTTGAAGAATTATGGGAGAACGTCCTGCGGCAAGAATGCGGACAGAAAATGGTAGACTTATTACGGCAGTTGCGAGATTTGTGTTCGCCAGAAGGACAAGCCACAAATGACCAAGCCGCCTCCGCTGTTAAATTGATTGAACAACTAAATATTAATGAAGCGATTCGGGCAGCGCGGGCTTTTGCGCTGTATTTCCAGCTAATTAACATCATAGAGCAGGAATACGAACAAAAGCAGCAATTAACCCGCTATTCAGAAATCGAAATAGAATCCAAGAATGCAGAAACTGTCTCTGATAGTAGCTACTCTTCCAACGACAAAGAAGATGATGCGTTTGTTAACACAGGTATAGGTTCAGACTTGTTAGCCAAAAATTGGGTTAACAAAATGCACAACAAACAGAAAGGTACTTTTGCTACTCTGTTTCCCCATCTATACGATTTGAATGTCCCACCCCAACAAATTCAACGCCTAATTTCGCAACTGGATGTGCGTTTGGTGTTCACAGCCCACCCCACAGAAATCGTCCGTCACACCATCCGCGATAAACAGCGACAAGTAGTCAATCTCCTGCAACAGATAGATGCAGTAGAAAATCGTGTTGGTGCTTATCCTTGGGAATCAGGGGAGTTACGGGAAAAACTGCTGGAAGAAATTCGCCTATGGTGGCGTACCGATGAACTCCATCAGTTCAAACCTACAGTCTTAGATGAAGTAGATTATGCCCTGCACTACTTCCAAGAAGTATTATTTGATGGCATTCCTCAACTGCATAAGCGGTTCAAATATGCTTTGAGTAAAACTTTTGATTGGTTGGAACCACCGCGGAAAAACTTTTGTGCGTTTGGTTCTTGGGTAGGTTCCGATAGAGATGGAAACCCATCAGTCACACCAGAAATCACCTGGAAGACAGCTTGTTATCAGCGCAAAATGGTACTGGAGCGTTATATTCAGTCAGTGAAAAAGCTGATTGAATTGTTAAGTATATCCATGCACTGGAGTGATGTTTTACCAGATTTATTAGAATCTCTGGAATTAGATCAGTCACATTTAAGTGATATATATGATGCCCTAGCGTTGCGTTATCGCCAAGAACCTTATCGCTTGAAACTGGCTTATGTACTTAGAAGGTTGGAAAATACCCGCGATCGCAATTTAGCATTATATAAACGGGAAACTCCCACCAACGAAGATGCACCTATGTATCGTTCGGGAGCCGACTTTTTGGCAGAATTGCGGTTAATTCAGCATAATTTGAGCGAAACTGGACTGAGTTGTCGAGAACTGGAAAATCTGATTTGTCAAGTCGAAATCTTTGACTTTAACCTGACACAATTAGATATTCGTCAAGAATCAACACGCCATTCCGATGCGCTGAATGAGATTTTAGAATATCTGCAAGTATTACCCCAAGCTTATGATGATCTAACAGAAGAACAGCGAGTTGCTTGGTTAACCGCAGAATTGCAAACCCGCAGGCCATTAATTCCAGCGGAACTGCCATTTTCTGAGAAAACCAACGATGTCATTGAAACCTTTAGAATTTTGCGATCGCTGCAACAAGAATTTGGTGTCAACATCTGCCAAACTTATATTATTAGTATGTGCCGTCAAGTCAGCGACGTACTAGAAGTTTTACTCTTAGCCAAAGAAGCCAGATTATTTGACCCAGCCATTGCCGTCGGCACAGTTCAAGTTGTACCCTTATTTGAAACCGTAGAAGACTTGCAGCGTTCCCGCAGCATCATGCGCCAGCTGTTTGAACTTCCCTTATATCGGGCTTTATTAGCTGGTGGCTACGAAAATATTCAGCAAAGACTGGCGACACCTGAATCAAGTCCGCACTCAGTTCTCACCCCCGACTTGCAAGAAGTCATGCTGGGGTATTCCGACAGCAACAAAGACTCCGGCTTCTTAAGTAGCAACTGGGAAATTCATAAAGCCCAAAAATCATTACAGAAAATTGCCGAAGACTACGGCGTGAACTTGCGAATTTTTCACGGTCGCGGCGGTTCTGTGGGGCGGGGTGGCGGCCCTGCTTATGAGGCGATTTTAGCCCAACCAGGACACAGTATTAACGGGCGAATTAAAATTACCGAACAAGGAGAAGTATTAGCCTCGAAATATTCCTTGGTGGATTTAGCTTTATACAACTTAGAAACCGTCACCACCGCCGTCATCCAAGCAAGTTTGCTGCGGACAGGGTTTGATGATATCGAACCTTGGAACGAAATTATGGAAGAACTAGCAGCGCGATCGCGGCAACACTATCGTGCTTTAATCTACGAACAACCAGATTTCATCGACTTTTTCAACCAAGTCACCCCCATTGAAGAAATTAGCCAACTGCAAATCAGTTCCCGTCCAGCACGCCGACCTTCTGGTAAAAAAGATTTAAGCAGTCTCCGGGCGATTCCTTGGGTATTTAGCTGGACACAAACGAGAGTTTTGCTACCTTCCTGGTATGGTATGGGGACAGCGTTGCAAGAATTCTTAAATGAAGAACCAGAAGAACACCTCAAATTACTACGCTACTTTTATATGAAGTGGCCGTTCTTCAAAATGGTGATTTCCAAAGCCGAAATGACCTTGGCAAAAGTCGATATGCAAATGGCGCGACACTACGTCCAGGAATTATCCAATCCAGAAGACAAAGAACGGTTTGATAAAGTGTTCGAGCAAATCGCCAGCGAGTACTATTTAACCAGAGATTTTGTCCTGAAAATTACGGGACACAATCGACTTTTGGATGGTGATCCAGTGTTGCAGCGTTCAGTACAATTACGTAATGGGACAATTGTCCCTCTAGGTTTCATCCAGGTTTCCCTACTCAAGCGCCTGCGCCAAGCCAAGAATACTACAGCTACCTCTGGTGTCATTCACTCCCGTTACAGCAAAGGCGAACTACTCCGAGGCGCACTGTTAACCATTAATGGTATTGCTGCAGGGATGCGAAATACAGGTTGA